One region of Caldivirga sp. genomic DNA includes:
- a CDS encoding signal recognition particle subunit SRP19/SEC65 family protein, whose amino-acid sequence MGKKDYWVVWRINIDSTVSRSNGRVVPRQLAVEKPTLDELVKAASTLGLKYEAHPEKRHPRHWFEEDSAGCLYVYKVEGYGRRSLIKKLAQLVKSSRRGG is encoded by the coding sequence ATGGGTAAGAAGGATTACTGGGTGGTGTGGAGGATTAACATTGACTCGACGGTAAGCAGGAGTAATGGTAGGGTTGTGCCTAGGCAGTTGGCTGTTGAAAAGCCTACATTGGATGAATTGGTTAAGGCAGCTTCAACGCTTGGGCTTAAATATGAGGCGCACCCTGAGAAGAGGCACCCTAGGCATTGGTTTGAGGAGGACTCCGCAGGGTGCTTATATGTTTATAAGGTTGAAGGGTATGGTAGGAGAAGCCTTATTAAGAAATTAGCGCAACTCGTGAAGAGTAGTAGGAGGGGTGGTTAA
- the rrp4 gene encoding exosome complex RNA-binding protein Rrp4, which translates to MLNVTDRMIVLPGDLIGGKSNDYVIVGSVYWEGDKAYAATVAMINIKGDVKPMEVQVIPLNGAYKPRQGDIVIGYVIDILVNGWEIDIKSPYSAYLPINEATLKPVDVVTADLRNILNIGDIVLAKISDFNLAKDYPVTLTIKESRLGRIEDGTIIEIDPVKVPRVIGKKGSMVNMFKDELNCDVTVGQNGRIWVRCRSKRDELFASQTIKFIEKESHQSGLMDKVKAIIQSYKSTAGLP; encoded by the coding sequence ATGCTTAACGTTACCGACAGGATGATAGTGCTACCTGGGGATTTAATTGGTGGAAAGAGTAATGATTACGTCATAGTTGGATCAGTGTACTGGGAGGGGGATAAGGCATACGCCGCGACGGTGGCCATGATTAACATTAAGGGTGACGTAAAGCCAATGGAGGTTCAAGTAATACCACTAAATGGGGCCTATAAGCCAAGGCAAGGAGACATAGTTATAGGTTACGTAATAGATATACTTGTTAATGGATGGGAGATTGATATTAAGTCCCCATACTCAGCCTACCTCCCCATTAATGAGGCCACCTTGAAGCCTGTTGATGTGGTCACCGCTGATTTAAGGAACATACTAAACATAGGTGATATTGTCCTTGCTAAAATAAGCGACTTCAACCTGGCTAAGGATTACCCAGTAACGTTAACTATTAAGGAGTCTAGGCTAGGTAGGATTGAGGACGGGACTATTATAGAAATAGACCCAGTTAAGGTGCCTAGGGTTATAGGGAAGAAGGGGTCTATGGTAAACATGTTTAAGGATGAACTCAACTGTGACGTAACAGTAGGCCAGAATGGCAGGATATGGGTTAGGTGCAGGAGTAAGCGTGATGAATTATTCGCATCACAGACTATTAAATTCATTGAGAAGGAGAGTCATCAAAGTGGATTAATGGATAAGGTTAAGGCAATAATACAGAGTTATAAGTCTACGGCTGGATTACCATAG
- a CDS encoding ATP/GTP-binding protein gives MVNILAVFITGTAGSGKSTLTSALADYLENQDNYVSILNLDPAAEYLPYTPDIDIRDYVSARSIMRKYKLGPNASLIAAVDLIVTRIDDIKQQINDLDPTYLIVDTPGQLEMFAFRDTGPLVVDRLTMDKSMVLFVIDSVHARTPLGLASSLLLSLSVQLRIQKTQVNVLNKVDLLTEEEIEEIENMIEDPDYLEVKGGSELVSRIGGVIRSVNIVPEPIPVSSVNGQGLDRLHAIMEQILTGGDKPS, from the coding sequence GTGGTTAACATACTTGCGGTTTTCATAACTGGAACAGCTGGTTCAGGGAAGTCAACGTTAACCTCAGCTTTAGCTGATTACTTAGAGAACCAGGACAACTACGTCAGCATACTTAACCTAGACCCAGCCGCAGAGTACCTGCCTTATACCCCTGATATTGACATTAGGGATTACGTATCAGCCAGGAGCATAATGAGGAAGTATAAGCTTGGCCCAAATGCATCATTAATAGCGGCCGTTGACCTAATAGTGACTAGGATTGATGACATTAAGCAGCAGATAAATGATCTTGATCCAACGTACCTAATAGTGGATACACCGGGTCAGCTTGAGATGTTCGCTTTCAGGGATACGGGACCCTTAGTGGTGGATAGGTTAACGATGGATAAGTCCATGGTGCTCTTCGTAATAGATTCAGTACACGCCAGAACCCCACTAGGCCTAGCTTCAAGTCTCCTACTATCCCTATCGGTTCAGTTGAGGATTCAGAAGACTCAAGTTAATGTACTTAATAAGGTTGATTTACTGACTGAGGAGGAGATTGAGGAAATAGAGAACATGATTGAGGACCCTGACTACCTAGAGGTTAAGGGTGGGTCAGAGTTAGTATCAAGGATAGGTGGCGTGATTAGGAGTGTCAACATTGTGCCTGAACCAATACCAGTAAGTTCTGTTAATGGACAAGGGTTAGATAGGCTTCACGCAATCATGGAGCAGATATTGACTGGTGGTGATAAGCCATCGTAA
- a CDS encoding ATP-binding cassette domain-containing protein — MPLDSAIKAINLTKRYGPILAVDHINFDVKYGEVFGFLGPNGAGKTTTIKMLTTVTRPTEGTALVNGYDIVKQPAKVRESIGVVPQEYTSDEDLTGWENLMLIASLYGIPKKEAKERAVELLNLVELSHAADRKVETYSGGMRRRLEIAMGLINKPKILFLDEPTLGLDAQTRAAIWSYVYRLKEQLGTTIFVTTHYLEEADQYCDRIAIIDHGKILAMGTPRDLKESIGGDVVSIQVAGNPESAVKVLQSVDGLSDVRVVEGYVRFKVKDGSRAAPVIFDILSKAGVRVMSISIKEPSMDEVFMEYTGHSLREEWGSREEAMAMRRIINTARR; from the coding sequence ATGCCATTAGATTCAGCAATAAAAGCCATAAACCTAACCAAACGCTATGGTCCAATACTAGCCGTGGATCACATTAATTTCGACGTTAAGTACGGTGAGGTTTTCGGCTTCCTAGGCCCTAATGGGGCAGGTAAAACCACAACCATAAAGATGCTGACCACTGTAACTAGACCCACTGAGGGTACAGCACTGGTGAATGGTTACGATATTGTTAAGCAACCGGCTAAGGTGAGGGAATCAATTGGTGTAGTTCCCCAGGAGTACACTAGTGATGAGGATTTAACCGGTTGGGAGAATCTAATGCTCATAGCTAGCCTATATGGGATACCTAAGAAGGAGGCTAAGGAGAGGGCTGTTGAGCTACTTAACCTAGTTGAATTGTCCCATGCAGCAGACAGGAAGGTTGAAACATATTCAGGAGGCATGAGGAGGAGACTTGAGATAGCCATGGGTTTAATAAATAAGCCTAAGATACTGTTTCTTGATGAACCAACCCTGGGTCTTGATGCGCAGACTAGGGCTGCAATATGGTCGTATGTTTATAGGCTTAAGGAGCAATTGGGTACCACAATATTCGTTACTACTCATTACCTTGAGGAGGCAGACCAGTACTGCGATAGAATAGCCATAATTGACCACGGTAAGATACTTGCCATGGGGACACCTAGGGATTTAAAGGAGAGCATTGGCGGTGACGTGGTTTCAATACAAGTTGCCGGTAATCCTGAGTCCGCAGTTAAGGTGCTTCAGAGTGTTGATGGTTTAAGTGACGTTAGGGTTGTTGAAGGGTACGTTAGGTTTAAGGTTAAGGATGGCAGTAGAGCTGCACCAGTAATATTCGATATATTGAGTAAGGCTGGTGTTAGGGTAATGAGTATATCAATTAAGGAGCCTTCAATGGATGAGGTCTTCATGGAGTACACTGGCCATAGCCTAAGGGAAGAGTGGGGCAGTAGGGAGGAGGCCATGGCTATGAGGAGGATTATAAACACGGCTAGGAGGTGA
- the kdgK gene encoding bifunctional 2-dehydro-3-deoxygluconokinase/2-dehydro-3-deoxygalactonokinase, protein MPDLVALGEPLVQFNAVTEGPLRYVTYFEKHSAGSEANVCVAVSKLGLSSGLITRLGNDEFGFFIYEWLRGQGVDVSRVKFDPERPTGIYFVQRSYPVPGVSTVLYYRRGSAASALSPSDLDEEYIAGSRFFHTTSITMAISDSARETVMRGVEVAHRRNVMVSFDVNIRRLLWPSIEEAVKAVEGVLKNVNVLFLDENEGELLFGTRDPQGVFKEAEARFGISRVILKMGLKGSVARWDGETVSSKAFQVPVKDPIGAGDAYAGVFLASVLKGLPPSKAIVRASAAAAMVVMVRGDEENLPREADLEVFLRNYGLSDVELR, encoded by the coding sequence ATGCCTGACTTAGTGGCCTTAGGTGAACCGCTCGTCCAGTTTAATGCAGTGACTGAGGGTCCATTAAGGTATGTGACGTATTTTGAGAAGCATTCAGCAGGCTCCGAGGCTAATGTGTGCGTAGCCGTCTCTAAGCTTGGGCTCAGTAGTGGATTAATAACAAGGCTCGGTAATGACGAGTTCGGCTTCTTCATATATGAGTGGCTTAGGGGGCAGGGAGTTGACGTTTCCAGGGTTAAGTTTGACCCTGAGAGGCCAACTGGGATATATTTTGTTCAAAGAAGTTACCCAGTACCAGGGGTTAGTACTGTATTATACTATAGGAGGGGTTCAGCGGCGTCAGCATTAAGCCCCAGTGACTTGGATGAAGAGTACATTGCTGGTTCAAGGTTCTTCCACACCACCAGCATAACCATGGCTATAAGTGACTCAGCCAGGGAGACTGTGATGAGGGGTGTTGAGGTAGCCCATAGGCGCAACGTAATGGTTTCGTTCGATGTAAACATTAGGAGACTCCTTTGGCCGAGTATTGAGGAGGCTGTTAAGGCTGTCGAGGGGGTTCTCAAGAATGTTAATGTACTTTTCCTTGATGAAAATGAGGGGGAACTACTGTTTGGTACAAGGGATCCTCAAGGCGTCTTCAAGGAGGCGGAGGCGAGGTTTGGGATAAGTAGGGTTATCTTAAAGATGGGGCTTAAGGGCTCAGTGGCTAGATGGGATGGTGAAACAGTAAGCTCAAAGGCTTTCCAAGTACCTGTCAAGGATCCAATAGGTGCAGGAGATGCGTACGCAGGTGTCTTCCTTGCATCAGTGCTTAAGGGACTTCCACCATCTAAGGCTATAGTTAGGGCATCTGCTGCAGCAGCCATGGTAGTTATGGTTAGGGGTGATGAAGAGAACCTGCCAAGAGAAGCTGATTTAGAAGTCTTTCTACGCAACTATGGGTTAAGCGATGTGGAGCTAAGGTAA
- a CDS encoding TIGR00296 family protein yields MFKPYNLEQGAFLVKLARRAVEEFIKSRRIIKPPEDTPSRLLEDNYGVFTTIETVKENGTTELRGCIGFPRGNVNTARATINSALAAAFDDPRFAPLDVNELESVVFEVSVLSPLEETRFNSPKELVNSIRVGVHGLVIERGMYSGLLLPQVPVEYCWDTVMFLDEACEKAYLRPECWAEKGTRVYTYEAQIFRERRPRGDVYERDLIEELKKCHLDEA; encoded by the coding sequence GTGTTTAAGCCCTATAACCTTGAACAGGGAGCATTCCTAGTTAAGTTAGCTAGAAGGGCGGTGGAGGAGTTTATAAAAAGTAGACGTATTATAAAGCCACCTGAAGATACACCCAGTAGATTGCTTGAGGATAATTACGGGGTTTTCACTACGATAGAAACAGTGAAGGAGAATGGGACCACTGAGCTGAGGGGATGCATAGGTTTCCCAAGGGGTAATGTTAATACGGCTAGGGCGACAATAAACAGTGCCTTGGCCGCGGCTTTCGATGACCCTAGGTTTGCGCCACTCGACGTTAATGAGCTTGAGTCAGTAGTTTTTGAGGTAAGTGTACTCAGTCCCCTTGAGGAGACTAGGTTTAATTCCCCTAAGGAATTAGTCAATTCAATTAGGGTTGGTGTTCATGGTTTAGTAATAGAGAGGGGGATGTATAGTGGATTGCTTCTTCCTCAAGTGCCCGTTGAGTATTGTTGGGATACTGTAATGTTCCTTGATGAAGCGTGCGAGAAGGCTTACCTAAGACCTGAGTGTTGGGCCGAGAAGGGTACTAGAGTTTATACCTATGAGGCGCAGATATTCAGGGAGAGAAGGCCTAGGGGGGATGTTTACGAGAGGGATCTTATTGAGGAATTAAAGAAGTGTCACCTTGATGAAGCGTAG
- a CDS encoding HAD family acid phosphatase — protein sequence MAYVSFDIDGTLVDSTNRLKLCYINGSVNWECFLDCGKLHLDSPLVNTIEYANSLNRRKLGVLLLTGRPERMRQCTIRQLMDYGLMGFIDLIMRPNDNHDPDPVYKTQALARVLSKYPILVHFDDNPDTVKAIKGIGIDAVLV from the coding sequence ATGGCCTACGTGTCTTTCGACATAGATGGTACACTAGTGGATTCAACAAATAGGCTTAAGTTATGTTACATTAATGGTTCAGTTAATTGGGAATGCTTCCTAGACTGCGGTAAGCTTCACCTTGATTCACCACTGGTTAATACTATTGAGTATGCTAATTCATTAAATAGGAGGAAACTAGGCGTACTATTGTTAACTGGTAGACCTGAAAGAATGAGGCAATGCACCATTAGGCAGCTTATGGACTATGGATTAATGGGGTTCATTGACCTAATAATGAGGCCTAATGATAATCATGACCCAGACCCAGTCTACAAGACACAAGCCCTAGCTAGAGTACTAAGTAAGTATCCTATCTTAGTTCACTTTGACGATAACCCAGACACTGTGAAGGCAATTAAGGGAATAGGGATTGATGCAGTATTAGTCTAG
- a CDS encoding DEAD/DEAH box helicase — protein MNIEELPLPSVLRDFLISKRGIRTLYPPQEEAIKAGLLNGENVLMVSATASGKTLLAEVAAINNILVNDKKTLVAVPLKALAFEKLSDFNTYSELGIRVAASTGDYNSEDKWLGSYDIVVTTYEKLDSLLRLKPSWIWEVGQLIIDEIHFINDDERGPIIESIVAKLRMLNLNPQIIGLSATIGNPEELANWLNAKLVKSNWRPVSLREGVYHKGVITYVNDGERRISGQGDSLVNLTVDTLNDGGQVLVFSSSRQGAVKIARKLAEYVCSSPVRYIDPTEANELAEEVKEASSSRILAEELTSLIRCGVSFHHAGLELEVRRIIEEGFRRGVLRVLASTTTLAAGVNLPARRVIINEYRRYEPGFGFIEIPVMEYKQMAGRAGRPGLDPYGEAIIVVSSKDEVDYVIDKYIKSPPEYVKSNFMNTTSLKFHILSAVASQYADTINELVTFISNTFAGFQGRLSSVIQANSIRRMISRIIDELVDYGFIIKNGDKLEATEVGAVVNRMYLDPDTAHVFIMGLNSLNNEADLNAYSLMLVVKSPKIPKVKVRKNEVDDLAQQVVSMWPSIPLKPSDEDELLNYPEDYEDLLSEFKTAMALLEWINEGSEDQVMKTYDVQPGDLRVLSDQAEWLIGALQELAKTLGLSSSIVNGLRTLRYRVKYGVNDELLELVVNLEGVGRVRARALYNAGYRTIEDLAKATVSDLTKIRGIGDKIAVSILEQARQLVKDGRVVKFNETMVKGRTRRSGGGLLDHLY, from the coding sequence GTGAACATTGAGGAGCTACCGCTGCCAAGCGTGCTTAGGGACTTCCTAATTAGTAAGAGGGGCATTAGAACATTATACCCACCCCAGGAGGAGGCTATTAAGGCTGGCTTACTGAATGGTGAAAATGTACTAATGGTTTCAGCCACAGCCTCAGGTAAGACACTACTAGCTGAGGTAGCGGCTATAAACAATATCTTAGTTAATGATAAGAAGACGCTTGTGGCAGTTCCCTTAAAGGCATTAGCCTTCGAGAAGCTAAGTGACTTCAACACGTACAGTGAATTAGGCATTAGGGTGGCTGCATCAACAGGTGACTATAATAGTGAGGATAAGTGGTTAGGCTCTTATGACATAGTAGTAACCACCTATGAGAAACTTGATAGTCTGCTTAGGCTTAAGCCGAGCTGGATATGGGAAGTTGGGCAACTCATCATTGATGAAATACACTTCATTAATGATGATGAAAGAGGACCAATCATAGAGTCGATTGTAGCTAAGTTAAGGATGCTTAACCTTAACCCACAGATTATTGGGTTAAGTGCAACAATAGGTAATCCTGAAGAATTGGCTAATTGGCTTAACGCTAAGCTCGTTAAGTCAAACTGGAGGCCAGTCAGCCTGAGGGAGGGCGTCTACCATAAGGGCGTAATAACCTACGTTAATGACGGCGAAAGGCGGATTAGTGGGCAGGGTGATTCACTGGTAAACCTAACGGTGGATACGCTGAACGATGGTGGGCAAGTACTCGTGTTCTCATCGTCAAGGCAGGGCGCAGTGAAGATAGCTAGGAAGCTAGCTGAATACGTATGCTCATCCCCAGTTAGGTACATTGACCCCACTGAGGCAAATGAATTAGCTGAGGAGGTTAAGGAGGCTTCCTCATCAAGGATACTTGCCGAGGAATTAACAAGCCTAATAAGGTGCGGCGTATCCTTTCACCACGCAGGTCTTGAATTAGAGGTTAGGAGAATAATTGAGGAGGGATTTAGGAGAGGCGTATTAAGGGTTTTAGCCTCCACAACAACCCTAGCCGCTGGGGTTAATCTACCTGCACGTAGGGTTATTATTAATGAGTATAGGCGTTATGAACCAGGCTTCGGCTTCATTGAGATACCTGTAATGGAGTATAAGCAGATGGCTGGTAGGGCAGGTAGACCAGGCCTTGACCCCTATGGTGAAGCAATAATAGTGGTTTCAAGTAAGGATGAGGTGGATTACGTCATTGACAAGTACATTAAGTCCCCGCCTGAGTACGTTAAGTCAAACTTCATGAACACCACTTCACTCAAATTCCACATTCTATCCGCTGTGGCAAGCCAATATGCTGATACAATTAATGAATTGGTTACGTTCATTTCAAACACGTTCGCTGGATTCCAGGGTAGATTATCATCAGTAATCCAGGCTAATTCAATTAGGAGGATGATTAGTAGGATTATTGATGAACTAGTGGATTACGGCTTCATCATTAAGAATGGGGATAAGCTTGAGGCCACTGAGGTTGGTGCAGTGGTGAATAGGATGTACCTTGACCCGGATACGGCTCATGTCTTCATAATGGGTTTAAACAGCCTTAACAATGAGGCTGACTTAAACGCTTATTCACTAATGCTTGTCGTTAAGTCACCTAAGATACCTAAGGTTAAGGTGAGGAAGAATGAGGTTGATGACTTGGCTCAACAGGTAGTCTCAATGTGGCCCTCAATACCGCTTAAACCCAGTGATGAGGATGAGTTACTTAATTACCCCGAGGACTACGAGGACCTCCTCTCAGAGTTTAAAACAGCCATGGCGCTCCTTGAGTGGATTAACGAAGGCAGTGAGGACCAGGTAATGAAGACTTATGATGTGCAACCAGGGGACTTAAGGGTTCTCTCAGATCAGGCTGAGTGGCTGATAGGTGCACTTCAGGAATTAGCCAAGACACTAGGGTTAAGTAGTAGTATTGTGAACGGGTTAAGGACACTTAGGTATAGGGTTAAGTACGGTGTTAATGATGAATTACTGGAATTAGTCGTTAACCTTGAGGGTGTGGGTAGGGTTAGGGCTAGGGCTCTCTATAACGCTGGCTATAGGACGATAGAGGACTTAGCTAAGGCAACCGTAAGTGACTTAACCAAGATACGTGGAATAGGGGATAAGATTGCAGTATCAATACTGGAGCAAGCCCGCCAGTTAGTTAAGGATGGTAGGGTAGTTAAATTTAATGAAACCATGGTTAAGGGAAGAACTAGGCGCAGTGGGGGTGGTTTACTTGATCACCTGTACTAA
- a CDS encoding ABC transporter permease, with protein sequence MSNPLHGLWALTDRELKKWYKAPVVLIVTLIQPIVWLAFFGKSMNMTSIFTNGSVNIPGLNIPKQVIDQIAQAYLKSTFGTTDYFSFLAASMVAQITFFTAMNSGMSIVWDRRLGVLGKLLTTPVPRGSIIMGKVLNSVIRSLAQATIVLLIAVLLGMKFNTKLTPLEFALSIIGVYAALTLLSLGFSSLYLTLALRSTNWQSQMAIINLLNMPLMFASNSFYPIKMMPWWLRPVAYVNPLTYVNDVTRGLLLGVSSFSVPMDFLYLTIFAVVFSAIGIVLSWRFLSEA encoded by the coding sequence ATGAGTAATCCACTTCATGGTTTATGGGCCTTAACGGATAGGGAACTTAAGAAGTGGTATAAGGCTCCGGTAGTCTTAATAGTGACATTAATTCAACCAATAGTTTGGCTAGCCTTCTTCGGTAAATCAATGAACATGACTTCAATATTCACAAATGGTAGTGTTAACATACCTGGCTTAAACATACCTAAACAGGTTATTGACCAAATAGCCCAAGCCTACTTAAAGTCAACATTCGGTACAACGGACTACTTCTCATTCCTAGCCGCCTCAATGGTTGCTCAAATAACCTTCTTTACCGCAATGAACAGCGGCATGAGCATTGTGTGGGATAGGAGATTAGGGGTGTTGGGTAAGCTACTTACAACACCTGTACCTAGGGGTAGCATAATAATGGGTAAGGTGCTTAACTCAGTAATAAGGTCACTTGCCCAAGCCACCATAGTGCTACTTATAGCGGTGCTCTTAGGAATGAAATTCAATACTAAGCTAACCCCCCTTGAGTTTGCGCTAAGTATTATTGGTGTTTACGCAGCCTTAACTCTACTTTCCTTAGGATTCTCATCACTGTACTTAACCCTGGCACTTCGTTCAACCAATTGGCAGTCTCAAATGGCGATAATAAACCTACTCAACATGCCGTTAATGTTTGCAAGTAATTCATTCTACCCAATAAAGATGATGCCTTGGTGGCTTAGACCAGTAGCCTACGTAAACCCATTAACGTACGTTAATGATGTAACAAGAGGATTACTACTAGGTGTATCATCATTCAGTGTACCCATGGACTTCCTGTACTTGACAATATTCGCTGTGGTGTTCTCGGCAATAGGGATAGTGTTGTCTTGGCGTTTCCTAAGTGAAGCCTAG
- a CDS encoding DUF2203 family protein → MGKHTHAFTVDEANVIITEIKPVLGGLMEAYKDGELDIIRKQSRWLIKLSHRLGFSINTRLGIVHFPTLYKGNYDALLCYRFSEPRVMYWHWVDSAVRMRIRDVNLFGSKGIKNKEAD, encoded by the coding sequence ATGGGTAAGCACACCCATGCCTTCACTGTTGATGAAGCTAACGTAATAATTACGGAAATTAAGCCAGTGTTAGGGGGATTAATGGAGGCGTATAAGGATGGTGAATTAGACATTATACGTAAGCAGTCAAGGTGGCTAATTAAATTATCCCATAGGCTCGGCTTCAGTATAAACACTAGGCTTGGTATTGTTCACTTCCCAACATTATATAAGGGTAATTATGATGCGTTACTATGCTATAGGTTTAGCGAACCTAGGGTGATGTATTGGCATTGGGTTGATAGCGCCGTCAGGATGAGAATAAGGGATGTTAACCTCTTCGGCTCTAAGGGAATTAAGAATAAGGAAGCTGATTAA